A stretch of the Amycolatopsis sp. BJA-103 genome encodes the following:
- a CDS encoding helix-turn-helix domain-containing protein — MTRRSPPTERVVRLLDFFAARPGRRFGLSELARELDLAKPTCLGIVTELAAGGYLVRDPCPVTYRLGPAMIAAGRVAGEGFGASEVARRHLEDLSRRYGATCTASAVVGDRILMLQSAGPGRVKLGETYPFAPPVGLMYVLWDSDAAFDAWLAKPPAVPVRLDEAHLRRVVAECREHGYLVESLTSAGRRLYALMAGVGAEELPPEVRGLVGELVSSLGERVYLGADLEPRHKHAVSLLAAPTFDASGRQELVLTLSVGEPITGAEIARRGAALVATADAVTAESGGLSRK, encoded by the coding sequence ATGACTCGGCGCTCTCCGCCCACCGAGCGGGTCGTGCGGCTGCTCGACTTCTTCGCCGCGCGCCCCGGACGGCGCTTCGGCCTCTCGGAACTCGCGCGCGAACTGGACCTGGCCAAACCGACCTGCCTCGGCATCGTGACCGAACTGGCCGCGGGCGGTTACCTGGTCCGGGATCCGTGTCCGGTCACGTACCGGCTCGGGCCGGCGATGATCGCCGCGGGCCGTGTCGCGGGCGAGGGTTTCGGCGCGAGCGAGGTCGCGCGGCGGCATCTGGAGGACCTGAGCAGGCGATACGGCGCCACGTGCACGGCGTCGGCCGTGGTCGGCGACCGGATCCTGATGCTGCAGAGCGCCGGTCCCGGCCGGGTCAAACTCGGCGAGACCTATCCGTTCGCGCCGCCGGTCGGGCTGATGTACGTGCTGTGGGATTCCGACGCGGCGTTCGACGCGTGGCTCGCGAAGCCCCCGGCGGTGCCGGTGCGGCTGGACGAAGCGCACCTGCGCCGCGTCGTCGCCGAATGCCGCGAACACGGCTACCTGGTGGAAAGCCTGACCTCCGCGGGACGGCGGCTCTACGCCCTGATGGCCGGGGTGGGCGCGGAGGAACTGCCGCCGGAGGTGCGCGGCCTGGTCGGGGAGCTCGTCTCGAGCCTCGGCGAGCGCGTCTACCTCGGCGCCGATCTCGAACCGCGCCACAAGCACGCGGTGAGCCTGCTCGCGGCGCCGACGTTCGACGCCTCCGGACGGCAAGAGCTGGTGCTCACGCTGTCGGTCGGTGAGCCGATCACCGGCGCGGAGATCGCGCGCCGGGGCGCGGCGCTGGTCGCGACCGCCGACGCCGTCACCGCCGAATCCGGCGGCCTCTCCCGCAAGTAG
- a CDS encoding nuclear transport factor 2 family protein translates to MDLVALEEIRRLKARYLRCLDLKLWDEMAGTLTADAHARYGTPSYGKPLTFDGRDEIIGFFRNAVGPGVITVHFAGQPEIDVDGDTATGTWLMRDKVIVPEHHVVIEGAAYYEDTYRRVDGEWLTASTQYDRLYETMTSTADLPSFKLTANLWSPPRK, encoded by the coding sequence ATGGACCTGGTCGCGCTCGAAGAGATCCGACGCCTCAAAGCCCGTTACCTCCGGTGCCTCGACCTCAAGCTGTGGGACGAGATGGCCGGGACCCTGACCGCCGACGCGCACGCGCGCTACGGCACGCCGTCGTACGGCAAGCCCCTGACCTTCGATGGCCGCGACGAGATCATCGGGTTCTTCCGGAACGCCGTCGGGCCCGGCGTCATCACGGTGCATTTCGCCGGGCAGCCGGAGATCGACGTCGACGGCGACACCGCGACGGGCACGTGGCTGATGCGGGACAAGGTGATCGTGCCCGAGCATCACGTGGTGATCGAGGGCGCGGCGTACTACGAGGACACCTATCGGCGGGTCGACGGCGAGTGGCTGACCGCCTCGACCCAGTACGACCGGCTGTACGAAACGATGACGTCGACCGCCGACTTGCCGAGCTTCAAGCTCACCGCGAACCTATGGTCCCCACCCCGCAAGTAG